The genomic interval ATTGCATAAGGGTGATATTTTGCGCGTCTCGAAACTCCGAAATCCATCGAAAATCGTCGCGAGGGAGAAAATTGAGGACGAAATATTAATTTCGCTCGTCGATTCCCACCTCCGGGACCTTCGTCATCCTCTTCGTTCGAAGGCAGCGCAGATGCGGCCGACGACGGCCAATGACCGCTCCGATCTCGGAGACGACCAGATGAAGAATTGTAAATAGCTACGGATATACGACATTCCGTTCTCCTTGGTTTCGGTTTGACAAAAAGAATGAGACCGGGAGCACATAGCCGCGGTGTCGTCTAATTCCGggacacgacgacgacgacgacgacgacgaagaggaTCTCCGGGAGGGAAGATGCAAATTCCGAAACACCCGAAGAACATTCCGTTGCAACGCGCACCGGAGACGTGCGATATTATTTCGATGCCGTCTCAACGACAGCGTTAAACCGAATTTAAAACTTGGCGATTTTatgctctctctctccttcctccTCTAACGTTGCAAATTTCTTCAGGTAcaggtattattttttcctctcctttcgtTCGCTAATAAGAATTAGAACTCCCAAAAGTGGTCCAACTCCGGGACCGGTTCACGAATCTATCTATACGTCGTGCCCGATGTATCGTGTACATTATCACACTTTCCAAATTCGAAGATCGATTCGCACGTGGGAAGAATTAGCGGCTTGAATCGGACCCGACGAGTCGCGGTGGTTTAGAAACGGAAAGTCTCATCTGCAGgtggtaaaataaaacagaaggtaaaaaaaaataaataaataaataaaataaaaaatccattagTTCTGCGGCGAGCAGTTATACCGGCCATCGGAGCCGTTAATATTTTCGGTCGATTAATTCCTCGCGtatatgtgaaaaattttttttagagatgaaataaattacaatcaattatattattcacTTCACGTGTTTTGCCTCCGGTTTATCGCGGTCGTCCCTATTgcgtagaaaaatgaaagaaaatataataacaatattagtATTAATTCGGCATTCGGATACTGAAAAACTCGCGTCGAGTCTCTTCTCATGCGCACGTTACACGCAATTAGACGAGTATAGTATCGTTCGGAACATGTGTTATCTCGTGTACTTTATTATATGTTTTTggaacacgtatatatattccgcTTGAGATTATATTCTCGTGTGTGCTGGAAACGTGGTACagcaaaaaattgatatatgtacgtacagtgtACAACGCACGCATATGAAATGCAGTGTGCTTCataaatcgaaaattataattcccatggaaattggagagaaattttctctgtacGCGTGTGCGTTCGATACGTATTGTTGGATAACGCGgtgtcgcgaaaaaaaaaaagaaaaagggacgAGTTTTAAAAACTGGGCGGCTTGCTCTCACATTTTAAAACGTGACGGGTGTATAATTGGGTCAACGAGACGACGATCCGTCATTATATACGCACCATGACGTCGTGCCACCATCTTATGACCGGACGGGGTTCGCGTTTTCAACACCTTTCCCggtatatataactatacgagaagaagaaaaaccccGAACGGCGGAATCGTTGAAGCGAAAATTCGATGCATCCGAATCATtggcgagaaaataaaatccatcCGCAACGCGTTCGTCatcgaaatttcaaagacTTCAATTTCAATCGCTATAGCTGATAAAGTTTAATCGGAAGATCAGGCGAATTGCAactgtaaattttcattttcttcaataacTCCAGAAGAACTCGGTGCGTTTTCctatttcggaaaaatcgtaCGGATAAAAAACGATCGGTCGATTCAACTGTGAGAAAAAGCTATGGGATTACGGTATTATCCGTGTTCCAGATGCGTTTTCGGTATGGAATACAATGATCGAATGAATTTAGGATATTgttgttcgtacgtacgtacgtactggtTTATTAAAATAGCGGTATATCGGAGGACGTGACGGACGCAAGGACAGACCGGAAATGACGATGGGGAGCCGGAACCGGGCTTTCTTTCACAATCACTGGCCCCCATCCCATAAGTTGCCGGCGTATCGCGTCCGTGTCCATGAGCTGCACGTAGATCCCGTACATTATCCCACACAACGCCGGTGCACACGTGTCCCTAtgaaatgtataaaattatgGTGCATCGCGGTAGCGGCTTTAACGCACGCATAATGGCGGCGGCGCTCCATCGCGTTTGACGCGACACAGTTTCGTTACCTTTTCGGTTCTTCTATTCGCCCGATGCATGAGCACGCCTCATTTTATGCACCATAATTCATGAATACATTATAACCGCACATATTCGTGCCATTCTCGTCGTTATACGCCGTACATACGAGTGCGTGGAATCGGGGATATATAACCGCTGTTGTACTCGATGATTTTAAACATGATAATGCAGCAACGTTTACCGCACAATTAGGTACATAGCgaggtattatacatacctacttaCATCTGTACGGATACACTAAGAATACGGTGAagaatttttaccatttttattaCGGAATTAAAAACTCTTTCGCTTTGCCGTGGTCGTAAAAAGTTCGAACTAACGGCGGAACCGCGCCCCGCGCATAGTCTTTacgtagttttatttttttaacgttcCACTTTTGTGTACCTGTGCGCAGGaaattgaataagaaaaaaagaaattattatcgactGAAAGACGAAGTTCGTAATAGGGACGGACGATTAGATACCGATTTCATATTGTCCCGTTCGATCCGTAATCGTGTTTCGTGCAAATATTTGttgagtgaatttttatttgatttttttttcaaccgatatTCTTGAGTATTtgagtttcaaaaaaaatatcgataacatGTTATTTATTTGGTGAAATCAGTTCCAATACCGCAGATTCTATATCgagattattatatttatttttgtatttatagTGTACGTTGAAAATGTTGACTAACTTCTACGCCGTGTATACATAGTTCATTTCCGTTTCTCTGTAATGCATCGTATAATCACGCGGTTTAACCAATCTCTCCGTTTGATGGGATAAGATGATTCATTatttgaggtttttttctatacctgaataaggaaaagaaaatatatatatgtataatataaaagacGATTGCGATGCGGTATCGTGGGTGATCGAAATTAAATTCGCTACTCAGTCATGCAATTGACGAACGGCGAAATTATGTgcgcatatttttatttttttttttccaccaattttataACCAATCGTCGATATCGcccacgtgaaaaataaaaatttttacgcaaCAATATTATAATGTCTTGCGAATCGGgagaaatatatagatatgaaTTGAGCTACgtgttaaaaatgaaaagtaatattttaacgatcgagattttttgaataaattatgcatCAATTGACACGTGTTGAGTGTATATTCACGCATACGAAAATAATCCATACAGTCGTTGATCGAACTGCAGCATGGGAGAGAAATTACTTCGGTTTATGTAATTTTCCAGAGACAGTCGATGGCAGCTGATGcaggtacgtatataactataGTTGTAATAAAATTACTGCGTAAATTCAAAGGAGATATTCGTACAGACgcgtttatattttctctacaGGTATTCGGTACTCCGTGCGTGGAAATACACGTTCGTCTCGTTTTGTGCCGATCGTCTCCGTAcgtcgtatgtacgtacgctgACTATTTGCGTGGGATGCAGTGGTCCAGCGTAATAAGATGCAAACCTCTGACATAAGACTTTCACCCCTGAGGGCCCTTTGATTATCAGCCTAGACTAGCGACGCGTTACGTAGGTAATTCTTATAATCTCTTATCCAATCCGTAATTATGTAAGTACTGTAtaaagtataatatacaggtatagagaaagagagaagtgGAAGCCGGTTGAACTTTGCGTTTAAAAGCAGGCTGCTGCGGTCTAAGTACTGTTAAAATAGACTCGTGGGAATGAATGCGTTACGGGGGCATACCTTAGATACGAATGTGCAAATACTTTGATGGAAATGTGCAGGGGGTAATCGTTTACCGAAGCGCAGTAAACCACGAAGAAAATCGTTTCACACTTCGTCAATAAATTCAAATCGAATCCAGTCCGATCCAATCGCGATACCGATGCGCGCTGCGGGCGTTCATTTATCTGTATACCTCTAATCGAATGGCATTAATCTGATGAAATAGGACTAACCTGATTCTCATTGGTATTCCGTTTTGCTCGaagttttctcaatttttttttcaacaacatcccaaaagatttttcaatctccaTAAATTCTGCGTATTagggaaatatttttatcgctgcaccgcgcgcgattgatccaagtacgtacgtacgcgtacgtcaaatacataaaatataattacaaacGGAGTTCGAAACTCCACTCGAATCGCGCAGCTTCGTATCAAAACACAAGATTAGGTAACTGATAAAAACATATTGCCCCTCGATAATGGCATCATTTCGCAATtggttgaatattttcatgaaTACCACGTGGCTAGAATTTAATCTTTCGCTAAAGATATTGTATACGAAAACcagctatacatgtatacctaagTGTGAGACCGCGGCATGaaaggagaacgaaaaaagaaaaaccaagtATAAGAAGCGTTAACGCTAATGAaagttgaatttgaaatttgtaatGCAATCAAAGATTataaatacacatatatatgtctcttttttctttgcttttttttcaacatctgacatcaatatatatgtacatttataacATACTTTCTATTTCGcatcgaaaataattacaaatcataaaatttatatatttatcaccTATGCAGCATGGTCGGCGCGCTTCAACTAATtaacatatattattattttgatcaAAGCTTAACTCAGTCATTTTGTACGAGGGTAATTAATTATGCAGTGTGTAATTAATAACCGCACAGGTGCACGATGTTTGTACATATAGCTATATACttactatatacctatacacgtatagtttATTATTGAAACAATACCCGATGCATCATGATCTTTGCATATACTACacacgttgtatatatacatatgtacaataacAACGTGCATAGTGCAATGTTACGTATTGAgacattattgttataataataataataataataataataataataataataataataataataataataataataataataataataataataataataataataataataataataataataataataataataataataataataataatgatactcACGGCGTATTTGTCCTTGTAGAATAGCGAACTTGTAGACATGGTGTTAATTTTTGAGAAGCACGAACACTTACAATTGACTCTCAAATGAAAAgttaatgaatatttttcagatcCAAGATGAGATTTATAATCATCGTATTAGAATAATAAAACACTCGACTTCGCATCGTTGATCACTGTGAACCGTAGTGTCGTACCACCGATGATCACTGTATACTACTCGATATCCCACACGCATTGAACCGAAGAAGAGAATGAGttgttatcgaaaaattttcattcgaatcatACGGAGATGAACAAGCCGCGTCGATAAAATCTATGATATTATGCGTCAATAAGTTGGTTTAACGCAAGTGATCTTGACAGGGgaatatataaaatgaaacgccGCGTTTACTGTTGATCGGTGCGTCGTGATATTGTAGCCGCTGTGCAAATACGATTTATTATGATCATTTATATACTAAAGAATGGACGTCCACGGCTCGGCGGTCTGTCTATCCGTCACCTGGATTCAACCCGGAGGAGAAAGAGACTGGAAAACCTACTGTATGTCCAGTTAGATCGTCGCTACCAGAAGGGTACAGCCCCTCCATATATCCATTGCAAGTGACCTACAATCTAAGTGCtgtccctccctccctccctccctactACCTTCTCATCTCTTAGCGATCTCTGCAACCAAAGATTCGAGAGTTTTGCCAAAAAGGATTCCGTCCGTATTGGTATCATTGAGGAGGTCCGATCGCCATCACTCGGGCATCGTGCACACGCGTTCGTTGAAATTATGAGCGCGTTCTCTCGGTCatctttctgaaaaatttcaaagaataaaGATCGATGCTTTTGTCCGTCGGACAGTCTGAGCCTCCTAGCATCTCGAATGGCAGAGGACTTTGAAATATGAAACAGTTTGGAGGAAGAATCGTTACAAATCTGATCGAACAATTTCTCGTGTAAATGAGAAACAATTTTGCCAACACGCACCTGCTAACAAGGTGCGCAGTAGATTGGGAAAGTTCTGAATTCCTATGCTTATTATActcttttttaccttttcctggtggtttttttcttttttcttcgggtGTTTGCAAAGTGTGCATCCCACATTTCATAGCTGTTGCAATTGCCGTCCACCTCCTGCAGTTATCTAGGCTTGTCTCTTCCGATGATGGAATTGCTTATTATTACTGCTGACAAAATGTATCATAGTCGTTATTGCGTGGTGGTAGAAAATCGAGGatgtgtaattaattaattatagcgTGACTCAATTTTCACGGAACTGTTCATCATCCTGTCtctgaataaatatatgttctgatgacgcgaatttttttttgcgaccaaaagatacattatttattcaatttttaaatgaaataaacagaaTGGAAAGACAAGAAAGAAGATCATGCAGTTCAAATTTCGTGGTGTATGAAACGAAGTTCGAAAGTATATCGAATACCTACAGACTTTATTGCAATGAAACCCGATGCGTCGAACCCCTTTTTGTCACAAGTGCTCACCCCGGTAATAGGGTTAATGAATTTTGTCGTGATACATCCCATTTTTACGATAAAACCCAAAATATTTCCAGGATCAGATGTATTCAATAGAGTTCTAATGAAGATAAGTGGCGCGACTGCgcttgtttttcaatttcgatacGAGACGATAGACGATACCCTCGCTCATTATCGAATCGATAGCATCGAAGTTCAATCTCGAATTCTCGAATGTCGAAAGCACTCTCGAACCTCGAGACAGTTGTGCGGCGCGGTACGTAAGTGTTGtgcgtttgtttcttttcgcCATCAAAAGCAGCCAAAAAATGACTCAAGAAGGACAGTAAGTAGCTGACGATTGActtgaattttctgaaaaactgTTAGTTGGATTATGTCCTAATATCTCTGTGTATATTCGTGAAAAAACTCGCGCGAAAATCAGTGAAAAAATGTGCCTGCCGCCCTGTAGGCTTTCGAAACGCCGCCATGTTGTAAAATGGTTTTATTGATTCTCGAAATTTCTAGAAAATTGGTACAAAGACCAGATATTTCTCTATCACAATActcattattcaataattgaattaaCTTGGATCCGATATCGTGGTCGATATTACACCCAAAGTCTTAAATGCATGTACAGGCGCATGAATTCATGCACGCTTCATACGGGCCGAGCGGTTCCTCGTAATCGTGAAACACGAGACCACGAGAATCTTGTTTCTGATAAATTGAGCTTATCAACATTTAATTGTGCTTCCTCCATGTAATCGTTCTATCCTAGTCCACATGGCGTACAAGTCCGTTGTAAGAACATAGCTCTTACAACGATCACGTTTTTTACTTCCGGCTTATTATGACTTGCTATTCCTCGGTATAATGTAACCacgttttaattaaatttagtAGTGGTTGAATACACTGATAATTTGTTTTCGATAATTACGTATCGATCACCACTACAGCCGTAAAATGCCATAAAAAACGGGCATGCCCTCTATCAGTAGTTTTTAGTATTGTGGATTTCAGCAAATCAAATCACTGATACTTTAACCAATATTTTATGATTATCTTCAGGGTGACTCCTCCCCCAGTGATGTGGGCACAAAGAAGTAACGTCGTATATGTGACAATTTGCTTGGAAGATTGTAAAGACCCTGCAATTCAAATCAACCCAGACAACATATACTTCCGTGGTATCGGCGGTACCGAACGTAAAGCCCATGAAGTGACGATCAATTTGTACGATGAAATTGACCCAGACAAAGCTATTCTAAGTCCAAAGggtagaaattttgaattggTTCTcaccaaaaaaaatcagggtCCATACTGGCCACACTTAACTAAGGAAAA from Athalia rosae chromosome 1, iyAthRosa1.1, whole genome shotgun sequence carries:
- the LOC105687135 gene encoding prostaglandin E synthase 3, which gives rise to MTQEGQVTPPPVMWAQRSNVVYVTICLEDCKDPAIQINPDNIYFRGIGGTERKAHEVTINLYDEIDPDKAILSPKGRNFELVLTKKNQGPYWPHLTKEKQKYHWLKSDFNKWQDEDDSEDESSFGAAGGAGSHDLEEMMRQMGGLGGAGDRKPNFDDLDDLGDDAEGPDSDDDEMPDLE